Genomic DNA from Cucumis melo cultivar AY chromosome 10, USDA_Cmelo_AY_1.0, whole genome shotgun sequence:
TTAGTGCCACGATATATGGGTAAGTTTTAGAAGAGGGAAAAAAGGTATAGGAgatataaatttaaaactgcTTCACAATAACATAAATACCAAACTTTCTACAATTCGTactcaaaagaaagaaaaaaaagaagaagaagaagaaaacaaaccATCTTTGTTGGGTGAAGTATGTACAATGTTCATAAGGTTAAGGGTCGATAACTTTATTACATGGATGTAGAAATAACAAACTGTGTTACATTTATTTAACTAATTCAAACTACGCCATCGCTATCACGAgactaaaaaaattattcaatgaGGTGAGGTCGTTGCATTCTTACATTTTGGTTTACGAGGCCATCAAAAGAAATAACTGTTTTTCCACTTTTCCTGTCACGAATTATAAGTTCTCCACGACCAATAAGAACTTCGAGCAGCTGCCATTTCATTCTAAGTAGCTGAAAAAATGTGTTTTTAGAGATTTTGCAACATTATTGCTTTCGATGTCCTGCTGAAGCCATTAGAACACCAACAGCCACTATAAACATAAACAACATGCTGATGAGCAAAGCATAAGTTTTCTTGGACGATTTACGGTATTCTCCAAATAGAAGAATTCCCCAAAATGTGCTCACAAGTGGAAGTGCCTGAAACATCCCATTCCAGAATGAAACAATAAGGTAAACTAATGAGAGATCATTAAAAGCTCATCAACAATATTTCATAGAAATAGAACGATATGGGATTGTTGAAAGTCCCGTTTGTTAACCATTAGGTTTTGCGTTATTGGAGTTTGGCTAAGAATTCAATTCTTTTACTTTGAGAGAGAATCAAACTATTATCATAACTCAAGAGATAATAGactcaattttcaaaaacttaaaacaaaaaacaaaatggttatcaaacgGGACTTCAGTTATTAAGATACTGCAATCACAAAGAGGGGAAATGGACCTGTACAGCATCTGCAGCCGCATAGCCAGCAGCTTGACCACCCATGAACTGAAGGCCATTGCCAAATCCACACAAGAATCCAGCCAACAAGGCCCATCCTCTACCATTCCAGTCATTTACATAAGCCTTGAGTGTTGTTTTGGGCAAGTTAAGTATAGGGCAGTAGAGGAAGGCAATGTTAAGAATGACACCTAAGAAAAAACAAGAGACCGAGAAGTAGAAAAACGCGGTATAAACATTCAAGTGTGGGACACCTTCCTTTAGAGTGTGCCATTGATCATTTGTCGCCAAGTTGAACGCCGGTGAGAAGAGAGAAAAGCAAACACCAGCAAAGAAAGTTAAGAACAGTCCAACGAATGTGCTCTTACCAAACACCTGCAAAAATGACATCCTAGCCACTGAATAAATGTAGAATAGAAGAGGAAGGGTATCAATGGCTTGATAAGGCTTATATTATTTATAGTGGCATTACACACCTTAATGGATCTTCTATTCTCAAGTTCAACGAGAAAGTCCGCAGTCCCAGCTTTTGCCCTCAGTGAAAAATAATCGGCACTTGCTAAGTCTGTTGATTTGGCTATACAGGTCAAAATCCAAAGCAAACAAGCCAAACTGCTATTTCGAATACAAACTGCCAACAAAA
This window encodes:
- the LOC103489183 gene encoding ureide permease 1-like, producing MYVLESKGGAIACMLLALFFLGTWPALLTLLERRGRLPQHSYLDYSITNFLAAVIIALTLGEIGKSSDDSPNFIQQLYQDNWSSAMFAMAGGIVLSLGNLSTQYAFALVGLSVTEVITASITVVIGTTVNYFLDNKINKAEVLFPGVACFLIAVCLGSAVHSSNTADNKAKLDTLSTDTEKGLKTTNAASFSNKDLASADYFSLRAKAGTADFLVELENRRSIKVFGKSTFVGLFLTFFAGVCFSLFSPAFNLATNDQWHTLKEGVPHLNVYTAFFYFSVSCFFLGVILNIAFLYCPILNLPKTTLKAYVNDWNGRGWALLAGFLCGFGNGLQFMGGQAAGYAAADAVQALPLVSTFWGILLFGEYRKSSKKTYALLISMLFMFIVAVGVLMASAGHRKQ